Proteins encoded by one window of Chondromyces crocatus:
- a CDS encoding YdcF family protein, giving the protein MASLGFPISRLVDPVFLLLLLVFAGLWHARAHHGPSATRRVQLGHLAAFAGTVALWLLATPVIASLFTRAVSEHPRDIGPDLASTLPDQRALVVLSASIHADEHGVPPMERLSDAAIERCMGAARIYRTHSFRWVILTGRNADRPREALTHAMADLLETLGVPRNRILFESDALDTKQNARFSARMAQDLGVKLLVVVTSALHAPRSAQHFAATGVPFVMAPVRLDPPPPWRVDGFIPSANALRRSQRAVHELLGRLER; this is encoded by the coding sequence ATGGCGAGCCTCGGCTTCCCCATCTCTCGCCTCGTCGATCCCGTTTTCCTCCTGCTCCTCCTGGTGTTCGCGGGTCTCTGGCACGCCCGCGCCCACCACGGCCCGTCCGCGACGCGTCGAGTGCAGCTGGGTCATCTGGCGGCCTTCGCAGGTACCGTGGCCCTCTGGCTCCTCGCCACGCCCGTCATCGCCAGCCTCTTCACCCGTGCGGTCTCCGAGCATCCCCGCGACATCGGACCCGACCTCGCCTCCACCTTGCCGGACCAGCGCGCCCTCGTGGTGCTCAGCGCCTCCATCCACGCGGACGAGCACGGCGTCCCTCCCATGGAGCGCCTGTCCGACGCCGCCATCGAGCGGTGCATGGGCGCGGCACGCATCTACCGGACCCACAGCTTCCGCTGGGTCATCCTCACCGGCCGCAACGCCGATCGTCCCCGGGAAGCGCTGACCCACGCCATGGCGGACCTTCTGGAGACGCTCGGCGTACCTCGTAACCGGATCCTCTTCGAGAGCGATGCACTCGACACCAAGCAGAACGCGCGCTTCTCGGCGCGCATGGCGCAGGACCTCGGCGTGAAGCTCCTCGTGGTGGTCACCAGCGCCCTCCATGCCCCTCGCTCGGCGCAGCACTTCGCCGCCACGGGTGTTCCCTTCGTGATGGCCCCCGTGCGCCTGGACCCGCCACCTCCCTGGAGGGTGGACGGCTTCATCCCATCGGCGAACGCCCTGCGGCGCTCGCAGCGCGCCGTCCACGAGTTGCTGGGCCGCCTCGAACGCTGA